One Candidatus Poribacteria bacterium genomic window carries:
- a CDS encoding DUF2283 domain-containing protein, which produces MVYFEKEDILHLAISEEPESNSLELSPNITAELNADGELIGIEILNASTFIRDSILESAHAKMLSLTKVPPA; this is translated from the coding sequence ATGGTCTACTTTGAGAAAGAGGATATACTGCATCTGGCGATTTCCGAGGAACCAGAAAGCAACAGTCTTGAACTCAGTCCTAATATCACTGCCGAATTAAACGCGGACGGTGAACTCATCGGTATTGAAATTTTAAATGCCAGTACCTTCATTCGGGATTCGATTTTAGAATCTGCCCATGCAAAAATGCTCTCACTCACCAAAGTTCCACCCGCTTAA
- a CDS encoding transposase has product MLSTLANFLNGYFGNNNTLQMVSACGLHLISKLRRDAALYLPPTAPYQGRGRPPIYGERLNPKDIDSKYRVATHTSKHHHGSLSNAVSA; this is encoded by the coding sequence ATGCTCTCAACTTTAGCAAATTTCTTGAATGGATACTTCGGCAACAATAATACGCTACAGATGGTCAGCGCGTGCGGTCTCCACTTGATTTCAAAACTCCGTAGAGATGCTGCCCTGTATTTGCCACCGACGGCACCTTATCAAGGACGCGGACGACCACCTATCTATGGTGAAAGGTTGAATCCTAAAGATATTGACAGCAAATACCGAGTCGCTACACACACAAGCAAACATCACCACGGAAGTCTATCAAATGCGGTGTCGGCATAA
- a CDS encoding transposase, translating into MRCRHKRFADPLNVVCLLKTHAKTKEKSHVFLFSSDLDVEAETLIDYYSLRFQIEFNFRDAKQFWGLDDFINVKQIPVDNAANLSMFMVNVSAKLREMFGAEHTDFGVLDLKARYRTYLQ; encoded by the coding sequence ATGCGGTGTCGGCATAAACGCTTCGCCGACCCGTTGAATGTCGTTTGTTTACTAAAAACCCACGCAAAGACAAAAGAGAAATCACACGTTTTCTTGTTCAGTTCCGATCTCGATGTCGAGGCTGAAACACTCATTGATTATTACTCGCTTCGCTTTCAAATCGAGTTCAACTTCCGAGACGCAAAGCAGTTTTGGGGGTTAGACGATTTTATCAATGTCAAGCAGATACCCGTCGACAACGCCGCGAATCTGTCAATGTTTATGGTCAATGTCTCCGCAAAACTCCGTGAGATGTTTGGGGCAGAACATACTGATTTTGGGGTCTTAGATCTCAAAGCACGCTACAGAACATACTTGCAATAG